In Bradyrhizobium guangxiense, the following are encoded in one genomic region:
- the trxA gene encoding thioredoxin: protein MTIIDQGNGAANPAAADLIKDTTTQSFVKDVIEESKRQPVLIDFWAEWCGPCKQLTPVLEKAVKAAKGKVKLVKMNIDQPPAIPGQMGIQSIPAVIAFVNGQPADGFMGAVPESQLNAFIEKLTKGVTAPGEPNIAEILQEAEAVLAEGDTAAAAQIYAEVLQYDATNIAALAGLAKCYAVSGAMEQAKQTLAMVPESKRNDPAVKAVQTTIDLAEQAQSLGPVAELEQKVAANPLDHQARFDLATALNAQGDRTAATAQLLEIVKRDRKWNDDGARKQLVQFFEAWGGTDDATVEGRKRLSTILFS, encoded by the coding sequence GTGACGATCATCGACCAGGGTAACGGAGCGGCAAACCCGGCTGCGGCCGATCTGATCAAGGACACCACGACCCAGAGCTTCGTGAAGGACGTCATCGAGGAATCGAAGCGCCAGCCGGTGCTGATCGACTTCTGGGCGGAGTGGTGCGGCCCGTGCAAGCAGCTCACCCCCGTGCTGGAAAAGGCGGTCAAGGCGGCCAAGGGCAAGGTCAAGCTGGTCAAGATGAACATCGACCAGCCCCCGGCGATCCCGGGCCAGATGGGCATCCAGTCGATCCCCGCCGTGATCGCCTTCGTCAACGGCCAGCCGGCCGACGGCTTCATGGGCGCGGTGCCCGAGAGCCAGCTCAACGCCTTCATCGAAAAGCTGACCAAGGGCGTGACTGCGCCGGGCGAGCCCAACATCGCCGAGATCCTGCAGGAGGCTGAGGCCGTGCTCGCCGAGGGCGACACGGCCGCCGCCGCGCAGATCTATGCCGAGGTGCTCCAGTACGATGCGACCAACATCGCGGCGCTCGCGGGCCTCGCAAAATGCTATGCTGTTTCCGGCGCGATGGAGCAGGCCAAGCAGACGCTGGCCATGGTGCCGGAATCCAAGCGCAACGACCCCGCGGTGAAGGCCGTGCAGACCACGATCGATCTCGCCGAGCAGGCCCAGTCGCTCGGACCGGTCGCGGAGCTGGAACAGAAAGTCGCCGCAAACCCGCTCGATCATCAGGCCCGATTCGACCTGGCGACCGCGCTCAACGCGCAAGGCGACCGCACTGCTGCCACCGCGCAGCTGCTCGAGATCGTCAAGCGCGACCGCAAATGGAACGATGACGGCGCCCGCAAGCAGCTGGTTCAGTTCTTCGAGGCCTGGGGCGGCACGGATGATGCAACCGTCGAGGGACGCAAGCGTTTGTCGACGATCCTGTTTTCGTAG
- a CDS encoding EAL domain-containing protein, whose protein sequence is MFRVFSCLTAEHDWRLVVLAGSGCFVASIVAITIFHRAIATRARTRWIWIPIAGAAIGYGIWATHFVAMLAYEPGVTTGYGVALTAFSLAAAMLLTSLGFGVAVGASGRWGAMAGGVIIGGGIASMHYLGMWALEVPGRVAWSVDLVLISIILGMCLGYAALAVALTCRGYRGTLAAAVLLTLAIVSHHFTAMGAVQITPDPTRATSALSLSPAVLALAIAGVALSVLGMSLIGVLADRRLASRTAKFEEIIGQLSNARQQLEGSQNELREQTLRLDTAINHMVEGLCMFDAEKRLVICNERYAKLYRLPPELLRPGAAHRDIIKHRVTSGTLKGDTSDIAAEQLVSKLDALPVDVVSSRIDEFSDGRLICVTRQPMAGGGWVATHLDVTEQRRSQAKITYMAQHDALTDLPNRVLLRARLEDALVDVRDRDLHLAVLMLDLDRFKEVNDTLGHPAGDSLLRSVAARLLGCGSETTFVARLGGDEFAVVEYVTNPAVEAASLAEAIKGALCEPFDLGDHQVTVGTSIGIAIAPGDGADSDMILKSADIALYSAKTRGRGGFRFFEPELNELIRARRDLERDMRKALARGEFELHYQPFVDLKSGETRGFEALLRWHHPEQGLVSPAEFIPLAEETGLILPLGEWVLRTACAEAAKWHSDLKIAINLSPAQFRSRELVSTIVGALATSGIAADRLELEVTETVIMHDCAAVFAALSQLRELGVRIALDDFGTGCSSLSFLQKFPFDKVKIDRSFVSELSSTVEEPHRIARAVVQFATSLGKTSTAEGVESAEQLDILREEGCVEGQGYHLSPPILASAITQLSGPRAEADVCAA, encoded by the coding sequence ATGTTCCGCGTTTTTTCCTGCCTTACGGCTGAGCACGATTGGCGGCTCGTCGTGCTCGCCGGCTCGGGCTGCTTCGTCGCCAGTATCGTCGCTATTACTATCTTTCACCGTGCGATCGCGACCCGCGCAAGAACGCGGTGGATATGGATCCCGATCGCCGGCGCGGCGATCGGATATGGCATCTGGGCAACGCATTTCGTCGCGATGCTGGCCTACGAGCCCGGCGTGACGACGGGCTACGGCGTTGCGCTGACGGCGTTCTCGCTCGCTGCGGCGATGCTCCTGACCTCGCTCGGCTTCGGCGTTGCGGTCGGCGCCTCGGGCCGTTGGGGCGCGATGGCAGGCGGCGTCATCATCGGGGGCGGCATTGCCAGCATGCACTATCTCGGCATGTGGGCCCTCGAAGTGCCGGGTCGGGTCGCCTGGTCAGTGGATCTCGTGCTGATCTCGATCATTCTGGGCATGTGTCTCGGCTATGCCGCGCTGGCGGTCGCACTCACTTGCCGGGGCTATCGCGGCACGCTCGCAGCTGCGGTCCTGCTGACGCTCGCAATCGTGTCGCATCACTTCACGGCGATGGGTGCGGTGCAGATTACGCCGGATCCGACGCGTGCCACGAGCGCCCTGTCGTTGTCTCCGGCCGTGCTCGCACTTGCTATCGCAGGTGTGGCGCTATCGGTGCTGGGGATGAGCTTGATCGGCGTGCTGGCCGATCGGCGCCTGGCAAGCAGAACCGCCAAGTTCGAGGAGATCATCGGCCAGCTCTCGAATGCCCGGCAGCAGCTCGAAGGCTCGCAGAACGAACTCAGGGAACAGACGCTCCGGCTCGATACGGCCATCAACCACATGGTCGAGGGCCTCTGCATGTTCGACGCCGAAAAACGTCTTGTCATCTGCAACGAGCGCTACGCCAAATTGTACCGGCTGCCGCCGGAGCTGCTGCGCCCAGGAGCTGCGCACCGTGACATCATCAAGCATCGCGTCACAAGCGGCACGCTCAAAGGCGACACCAGCGACATTGCTGCCGAGCAGTTGGTCTCGAAACTCGATGCCCTGCCGGTCGATGTGGTGTCGAGCCGGATCGACGAGTTCTCGGACGGTCGACTGATCTGCGTGACGCGACAGCCGATGGCTGGCGGCGGCTGGGTGGCCACCCATCTCGATGTCACGGAGCAACGCCGGTCTCAGGCGAAGATCACCTATATGGCGCAACACGATGCCCTGACTGATCTGCCGAACCGCGTGCTGCTGCGCGCACGTCTGGAGGATGCTCTCGTCGATGTGCGCGACAGAGATCTCCATTTGGCCGTCCTCATGCTCGACCTCGACCGCTTCAAGGAGGTCAACGACACGCTTGGACATCCCGCAGGGGATTCGCTGCTGCGTTCAGTGGCAGCACGTTTGCTGGGTTGTGGCAGCGAGACAACGTTCGTCGCTCGATTGGGCGGGGACGAATTCGCCGTCGTCGAGTACGTGACGAATCCAGCGGTGGAAGCGGCGTCCCTCGCCGAGGCGATCAAAGGCGCGCTCTGCGAACCGTTCGATCTCGGCGATCATCAGGTCACTGTTGGCACCAGCATCGGGATCGCCATAGCGCCGGGGGATGGCGCTGATTCCGACATGATCCTCAAGAGCGCCGATATAGCGCTGTACTCGGCAAAGACCCGCGGACGCGGTGGATTCCGCTTCTTCGAACCGGAGCTAAACGAGCTCATACGCGCACGTCGCGACCTTGAACGCGATATGCGGAAGGCCCTCGCGAGAGGCGAATTCGAGTTGCATTATCAGCCGTTCGTCGATCTGAAGAGCGGCGAAACCCGCGGCTTTGAGGCACTGTTGCGCTGGCATCATCCGGAGCAAGGCCTGGTCTCGCCCGCCGAATTCATTCCTCTTGCGGAGGAGACCGGTTTGATCCTTCCGTTGGGGGAATGGGTGTTGAGAACCGCCTGCGCCGAAGCCGCCAAATGGCATTCCGATCTGAAGATCGCGATCAACCTCTCTCCGGCGCAGTTCAGGAGCAGGGAGCTGGTGTCGACGATCGTCGGCGCGTTGGCAACTTCCGGCATTGCGGCGGACAGGCTCGAGCTCGAGGTCACCGAAACCGTGATCATGCATGACTGTGCGGCCGTATTCGCAGCACTCAGCCAGCTGCGCGAGCTCGGTGTGCGAATTGCCCTCGACGATTTCGGCACCGGCTGTTCGTCGCTCAGCTTTCTGCAGAAGTTTCCCTTCGACAAGGTCAAGATCGATCGCAGCTTCGTTAGCGAACTGTCCAGCACCGTGGAAGAACCTCATCGGATTGCCCGCGCAGTTGTGCAATTCGCCACGAGTCTCGGCAAGACGTCCACCGCCGAAGGCGTTGAAAGCGCCGAACAGCTGGACATTCTGCGCGAAGAAGGATGTGTCGAGGGGCAGGGCTACCACCTCAGTCCGCCGATCCTGGCCTCAGCGATCACGCAGCTGAGCGGTCCAAGGGCCGAGGCCGACGTGTGCGCTGCCTAA
- a CDS encoding NAD-dependent epimerase/dehydratase family protein yields the protein MTILITGSAGHLGEAILRTLRVRSSPARGVDLKPSPFTDAVGSIVDPDFVRGQMDGVSAVIHTATLHKPHVATHSKQDFIDTNVTGTLNLLEAAAAAGVKSFVFTSTTSAFGSQLRPEAGQAAVWVTEDLPPVPKNIYGTTKLMAETLCELFFRERALPVVVLRTSRFFPEDDDDPVMRSAYTLENAQANELLYRRLDIADAVSAHLLAVERAARIGFARYIVSATSPFEPRHLAALARDAAGVVRELYPDCAELYASRGWRLFPEIDRVYVNERARRGLGWRPEFDFAHVLSCVREGRDFRSALAREVGSKGYHDVRLDDGPYPVA from the coding sequence ATGACAATCCTGATTACTGGCAGCGCGGGGCACCTCGGGGAGGCCATCTTGCGGACGCTCCGGGTGCGGAGTTCACCCGCGCGCGGGGTCGATCTGAAGCCATCTCCCTTCACCGACGCCGTCGGCTCGATCGTCGATCCCGATTTCGTGCGCGGTCAGATGGACGGCGTTTCCGCCGTCATCCACACCGCGACGCTGCACAAGCCGCATGTGGCGACCCATTCCAAGCAGGACTTCATCGACACCAACGTCACCGGCACGCTTAACCTGCTCGAGGCAGCGGCGGCGGCCGGCGTGAAGAGCTTCGTCTTCACCAGCACGACCAGCGCGTTCGGTTCGCAGCTCCGCCCCGAGGCCGGACAGGCGGCGGTGTGGGTCACCGAGGACCTGCCGCCGGTGCCGAAGAACATCTACGGCACGACGAAACTGATGGCGGAGACCCTGTGCGAGCTGTTCTTCCGCGAGCGTGCCCTGCCGGTGGTGGTGTTGCGCACCTCACGCTTCTTTCCCGAGGACGACGACGATCCCGTGATGCGCTCGGCCTACACGCTGGAGAACGCGCAGGCCAACGAGCTGCTCTATCGCCGGCTGGATATCGCAGATGCCGTGAGCGCCCATCTGCTTGCTGTCGAGCGAGCGGCAAGAATTGGTTTCGCCCGCTACATCGTCTCGGCCACCAGCCCGTTCGAGCCGCGCCATCTCGCTGCGCTGGCGCGCGATGCCGCCGGTGTCGTGCGTGAGCTCTATCCGGATTGCGCAGAGCTCTATGCGTCGCGCGGCTGGCGGCTCTTCCCCGAGATCGACCGCGTCTATGTCAACGAGCGCGCCCGCCGCGGGCTGGGCTGGCGCCCCGAATTCGACTTCGCGCATGTGCTGAGCTGCGTTCGCGAGGGGCGCGATTTTCGCAGTGCGCTGGCGCGCGAGGTCGGCTCGAAAGGCTATCATGATGTGCGGCTTGACGACGGGCCCTACCCCGTCGCCTGA
- a CDS encoding LON peptidase substrate-binding domain-containing protein produces the protein MPINIEYRGPADLPEIIPVFPLPGALLLPRGQMPLNIFEPRYLAMVDDSFRDGHRLIGMIQPDVAHSPKDSDKPTLFRVGCVGRITQLAESGDGRYILELTGVSRFKVVEELDVLTAYRQCKVDFFAYANDFTARMGEDQVDREALLAVLADFLKANNLKVDWEGVESAPNEALVNALAMMSPYGPAEKQAMLEAPDLKTRAEILIAVTEMDLAKKRTSGDPPLQ, from the coding sequence ATGCCGATCAATATCGAATATCGCGGCCCCGCCGACCTTCCGGAGATCATTCCGGTGTTTCCGCTGCCGGGTGCGCTGCTGCTGCCCCGCGGCCAGATGCCGCTCAACATCTTTGAGCCACGCTACCTTGCGATGGTCGACGACAGCTTCCGCGACGGCCATCGCCTGATCGGCATGATCCAGCCTGACGTCGCGCACTCGCCGAAGGATTCCGACAAGCCGACGCTGTTCCGCGTCGGCTGCGTCGGCCGCATCACCCAGCTCGCCGAGTCCGGCGACGGCCGCTACATCCTCGAGCTCACCGGCGTCTCGCGCTTCAAGGTGGTCGAGGAGCTCGACGTGCTCACCGCCTACCGGCAATGCAAGGTCGATTTCTTCGCCTACGCCAACGACTTCACCGCCCGCATGGGCGAGGACCAGGTCGACCGCGAGGCGCTGCTGGCCGTGCTGGCGGACTTCTTGAAAGCCAACAATCTCAAGGTCGACTGGGAAGGCGTCGAAAGCGCGCCCAACGAAGCGCTCGTCAATGCGCTGGCCATGATGTCGCCCTATGGCCCCGCGGAGAAGCAGGCCATGCTGGAGGCGCCTGACCTGAAGACCCGCGCCGAGATTCTGATCGCGGTCACCGAGATGGATCTCGCCAAGAAGCGCACCAGCGGCGATCCGCCGTTGCAGTGA